The following are encoded in a window of Primulina eburnea isolate SZY01 chromosome 4, ASM2296580v1, whole genome shotgun sequence genomic DNA:
- the LOC140829291 gene encoding uncharacterized protein — MGDGNHSMWEHLPLLVRANSKDSVEYILQALWRTRRTGLDAADRQIFRDILQLSEDSDLDPLLVCLRVLIRKCVYENVNKDDIQKLFPAEVLPELQRLLTILLQKFQKEWREDISKDLETVPRLKAMTWNMANQNVQHSEPVAVINLRLQSDAQPNMGDKHVKFQLAKDSMEMMLKSIYCIKDQLSDPGETLERPIVHQSNVASSSLG, encoded by the exons ATGGGAGATGGAAATCACAGTATGTGGGAGCATTTGCCACTTCTTGTAAGGGCCAATTCCAAAGACTCCGTCGAATACATACTTCAGGCACTCTGGCGCACTCGCCGTACTGGCCTTGACGCCGCCGACCGTCAAATCTTTCGCGACATCCTTCAACTCTCGGAAGACTCTGATCTCGACCCC CTGTTGGTGTGCCTTCGTGTATTGATTAGAAAGTGTGTTTATGAGAATgttaataaagatgatattcaGAAGTTGTTTCCGGCTGAAGTTCTTCCTGAATTGCAAAGATTGCTAACTATCTTACTACAAAAGTTCCAGAAAGAGTGGCGTGAAGATATTTCAAAGGATCTG GAAACTGTCCCTCGCCTCAAGGCAATGACATGGAACATGGCAAATCAGAATGTGCAGCATTCAGAGCCTGTAGCTGTTATTAACTTGAGG CTTCAGAGTGATGCTCAGCCAAACATGGGTGATAAGCATGTGAAATTTCAGTTGGCAAAAGATTCGATGGAAATGATGCTGAAGTCCATTTATTGTATAAAAGATCAGTTGTCTGACCCT GGTGAAACACTGGAAAGGCCCATAGTTCATCAGTCAAATGTTGCTTCGTCTTCACTCGGTTAG
- the LOC140829960 gene encoding O-fucosyltransferase 37: MAKSNRSFKNSFITVNPSFFTHLLSVSPFYSPKKNSRIPHYCSSSNFVLLFFSSLFILCTFLGICFLTFSPISSTECSELWPLSTFPSLSVTSLSSVLKHNSGSREYDVTVPLPPRGLASNLNLSAEEEDFWKQPDGMGFQPCLRFSLEYRKASSRIAKQKRKFLVVVVSGGLNQQRNQIVDAVVIARILDAALVVPVLQVNRIWGDESEFSDIFDVEHFKKTLQADVRIVSSLPSTHLVPKQSIENQIPSHVSPMWIRARFLRRLNEEGLLILKGLDSKLSRNLPLDLQKLRCKVAFHALRLASPIQDLGNQMARRMWIEGPYIAIHLRLEKDVWVRTGCLTGLGIEYDKIIAMDRESNPDFLTDKLNMTQSARRLAGLCPLSAQEVARFLKALGVSSNARIYIAGGEPFGGNNAIQPLIEEFPNIITKHMLTREGELAPYMNRPSILAAIDYIVSLSSNVFLPSHGGNMGRAMQGHRAYVGHRKYVKPNKRMMLPFFEDTSISEEEFRKNIQKLHKYSKGQPELRTKKMDRDVLAYPVPECMCKR, from the exons ATGGCAAAATCAAATAGGAGCTTCAAGAATTCATTCATCACTGTCAACCCATCGTTTTTCACTCATTTACTATCGGTTTCTCCCTTTTACTCCCCCAAGAAAAATTCAAGAATCCCCCATTACTGCTCATCATCAAATTTCGTTTTACTCTTCTTCTCTTCTCTCTTCATTCTCTGCACTTTCTTGGGTATTTGCTTCCTGACTTTCAGTCCAATTTCCTCGACTGAATGCTCAGAACTCTGGCCTTTATCAACATTTCCTTCACTTTCAGTAACCTCCCTTTCATCAGTCCTGAAACACAACTCAGGTAGTAGAGAATATGATGTAACGGTGCCACTGCCTCCACGTGGGTTGGCTTCGAATCTAAATCTTTCAGCAGAGGAGGAGGATTTCTGGAAGCAGCCGGATGGAATGGGGTTTCAGCCCTGTTTGCGTTTCAGTCTCGAGTATCGAAAGGCCTCGAGTAGAATCGCTAAACAGAAGAGGAAGTTCTTGGTTGTGGTTGTTTCAGGAGGTTTGAACCAGCAGAGAAATCAAATTGTTGATGCCGTTGTGATTGCGCGGATTCTTGATGCTGCATTGGTTGTGCCTGTCTTGCAGGTAAACCGCATCTGGGGAGACGAAAG TGAATTTTCTGATATATTTGATGTTGAACACTTCAAGAAAACTCTACAAGCCGATGTTCGTATCGTTTCATCGCTTCCTTCTACTCATCTAGTTCCAAAGCAATCGATTGAAAATCAAATCCCATCTCATGTGTCACCAATGTGGATCCGCGCAAGGTTCCTTCGACGG CTGAATGAAGAAGGACTTCTCATATTGAAAGGGCTAGATTCGAAGCTCTCAAGGAATCTCCCACTCGATCTTCAAAAGCTACGTTGCAAG GTAGCGTTTCATGCTCTAAGATTGGCCAGCCCGATCCAAGATCTTGGTAATCAAATGGCCAGAAGAATGTGGATTGAGGGTCCTTACATAGCTATCCATTTAAGGCTGGAAAAAGACGTGTGGGTCAGAACCGGATGTCTCACCGGCCTAGGAATTGAATATGACAAAATAATAGCCATGGATCGAGAGTCTAATCCTGATTTCTTAACTGACAAACTGAACATGACGCAATCTGCACGACGGCTTGCTGGATTGTGTCCTCTCAGTGCACAAGAAGTAGCAAG ATTTTTGAAGGCTTTAGGAGTATCAAGCAATGCTCGAATTTACATAGCAGGAGGAGAACCTTTTGGAGGAAACAATGCAATACAGCCACTTATAGAAGAGTTCCCAAATATCATTACAAAACATATGTTAACAAGAGAAGGAGAACTCGCTCCTTACATGAATAGGCCTTCAATTTTGGCAGCCATCGATTATATTGTTTCTTTAAGTAGCAATGTGTTTTTGCCATCCCATGGAGGCAACATGGGACGAGCTATGCAG GGACACCGGGCGTACGTAGGACACCGGAAATATGTAAAGCCAAACAAGCGCATGATGCTTCCTTTCTTCGAAGATACATCGATTTCTGAGGAGGAATTCAGGAAGAACATACAGAAGTTGCATAAATATTCGAAGGGTCAACCTGAGCTAAGGACCAAGAAAATGGACAGAGATGTTTTAGCATATCCAGTTCCCGAGTGTATGTGTAAGCGATGA
- the LOC140829292 gene encoding mitochondrial pyruvate carrier 1-like, which translates to MASFKAFLNSPVGPKTTHFWGPIANWGFVIAGLVDMKKPPEMISGNMTGAMCIYSALFMRFAWMVQPRNYLLLACHASNESVQLYQLSRWAKGQGYLEQKKAETSSQ; encoded by the exons ATGGCTTCCTTCAAAGCATTTCTGAACAGTCCTGTTGGTCCCAAAACCACTCATTTTTGGGGTCCCATAGCTAATTGGGGATTTGTTATTGCT GGACTTGTTGATATGAAAAAACCTCCAGAAATGATATCTGGAAACATGACTGGAG CGATGTGTATATATTCTGCATTGTTCATGAGGTTTGCATGGATGGTACAGCCTCGTAACTATCTGTTGCTTGCTTGTCATGCTTCAAATGAGTCGGTGCAGCTCTATCAACTGTCCCGCTGGGCTAAGGGCCAAGG GTATCTGGAGCAAAAGAAAGCTGAGACTTCATCTCAGTGA